Proteins encoded within one genomic window of Variovorax sp. OAS795:
- a CDS encoding metalloregulator ArsR/SmtB family transcription factor, whose protein sequence is MEEQEIVKSLAALAQPLRLQVFRALVVAGPAGLTPGALVDALGVQATSLSFHLKELTHSGLVTQERSGRNLIYRAAFERMNALIGYLTENCCGGEACLPAAAQACAC, encoded by the coding sequence ATGGAAGAACAAGAGATCGTCAAGTCCCTGGCCGCGCTGGCGCAGCCGCTGCGCCTGCAGGTCTTTCGCGCGCTGGTGGTGGCCGGGCCCGCGGGGCTCACGCCCGGCGCGCTCGTCGATGCGCTCGGCGTGCAGGCCACCAGCCTCTCATTCCACCTGAAGGAGCTGACCCATTCGGGGCTGGTGACGCAAGAGCGCAGCGGCCGCAACCTGATCTACCGCGCGGCGTTCGAACGCATGAACGCGCTGATCGGGTACCTCACCGAGAACTGCTGCGGGGGCGAGGCGTGCCTGCCGGCTGCGGCCCAAGCTTGTGCCTGCTGA